The following are encoded together in the Neospora caninum Liverpool complete genome, chromosome IV genome:
- a CDS encoding putative 3-methyl-2-oxobutanoate dehydrogenase (lipoamide) kinase — protein MRCVEKALGSLPCRAIGTRTVHSRAQTHNDSPKSEASPAWSSPRPNVGAHAALLVPQNVLANSWHTVAVVEKMSSTPIRPMTIKRLLQLEPANETSLLKGAEWIREELPVRLSHRLYDFHRLPFVAVTNPLVHSVYETYVKTFDRMRRLPPLKTVGDMNAFVQLVEKERSTHDRTVDLMGQGVRQLRRVCRDIDLNSFLERFFYFRIGRRVMIDQLVHLQRKQEGWQGIIHLNCHAAKIIEQRSKDVCESCRHSYGLAPPVVISGNTDMKFATIPDHLALIVTEVLKNALRATVEFHTMGNSLVDATTRGMIQEDEDLPEVKVEVYKGKREVVIKISDKGGGVPPPKLQDIWSFGYSTVGDSNTKLQEKSSGMGENFIRSDMAGYGFGLPLARAFARYFGGDIHVQSHFGIGTDVYITLNHIGDQEEALYYEERPELRLEHKVTE, from the exons ATGCGTTGTGTGGAAAAGGCTCTCGGCTCTCTGCCGTGCCGCGCGATCGGCACTCGAACCGTACACTCCCGCGCACAAACTCACAACGATTCACCAAAGTCGGAAGCCTCGCCCGCGTGGAGTTCTCCCCGTCCCAACGtcggcgcgcatgcagccctgCTCGTGCCGCAAAACGTTCTCGCCAACTCGTGGCACACCGTCGCGGTGGTGGAGAAGATGAGCAGCACGCCGATCCGGCCCATGACCATCAAACGTCTGCTCCAGTTGGAACCCGCAAACGAAACGTCGCTCCTTAAAGG GGCCGAGTGGATTCGAGAAGAACTTCCAGTGCGCCTGTCGCACCGGCTGTACGACTTCCACCGTCTCCCGTTTGTCGCGGTGACAAATCCTCTTGTCCATTCTGTCTACGAGACCTACGTGAAGACGTTTGACCGTATGAGGCGGCTTCCGCCTCTCAAGACGGTCGGCGACATGAACGCGTTCGTCCA GCTCGTCGAGAAGGAGCGGTCAACGCACGACCGCACGGTTGACCTGATGGGTCAGGGCGTTCGCCAGCTTCGTCGAGTCTGCCGAGATATCGATTTGAATTCCTTCTTAGAGCGCTTCTTCTACTTCCGAATCGGCAGGCGCGTCATGATAGACCAGCTGGTTCACCTGCAGCGCAAACAG gaagGATGGCAAGGGATCATCCACTTGAACTGCCACGCGGCGAAGATCATCGAGCAGAGAAGCAAGGACGTGTGCGAGTCTTGCCGACACTCCTACGGTCTCGCTCCGCCTGTCGTCATTTCAG GAAACACCGACATGAAATTCGCCACGATCCCCGACCACCTGGCGCTCATTGTCACGGAGGTTCTGAAGAACGCACTGCGAGCGACTGTGGAGTTCCACACGATGGGGAACTCTCTCGTCGACGCCACGACTAGAG GCATGATccaggaagacgaggaccTACCTGAAGTGAAAGTTGAAGTATACAAGGGCAAGCGAGAGGTCGTGATAAAAATCTCCGACAAAG GTGGCGGCGTTCCTCCACCAAAGCTTCAGGACATCTGGAGCTTCGG GTATAGCACCGTCGGAGACAGCAACACAAAGCTGCAGGAGAAGTCCTCAGGCATGGGCGAAAACTTCATCCGCTCCGATATGGCTGGATATG GCTTCGGTCTTCCATTAGCTCGCGCGTTCGCTCGCTACTTCGGAGGAGACATTCATGTTCAG TCCCATTTCGGCATTGGAACGGACGTGTACATCACGTTGAATCATATCGGAGATCAAGAGGAGGCACTGTACTACGAAGAGCGCCCCGAACTGCGACTGGAACACAAAGTGACAGAATAG
- a CDS encoding fibrillin 1, related encodes MIVGTERTHSLSPANSFYFGDLPEDNQNALEISSSWDVSPAARQLATAAPVPSYVTRVATTRTNPASANFRSSDDELAPILRGICNIAAFNPCVPEAECVPTVPVIGEATCVCPPGYAGDGLAAGEGCVDINECATGSHDCDTRTTVCIDLPGSYKCECKPGFLTAPNGRTCLDIDECQNPALNDCHSLTMTCHNLEGTYRCVCKDPQQFMDPLMKWCRDLNECEDMDGVMNPCEQLCFDRIGGFECGCREGYKLARDGVSCTDVDECADPTLNACDPEGIVSRCQNEVGGYRCLCNIALGFTDSPDGISCVNLDECARDPYICGGALSCCKDMFPPQRFACTVPLDDTLGHTAPLGGVTTQNINNAFGASPLTSWIPGFLGVANSASLATPRVLEQTSTESPSGESDSLIGSGLSSPTHNIIRSDAQMGTRAEFIELGTDGIAVFQENGESMNFFGVIAGPRTTEEVHRQLDILRSLGSTDTTLKPAESQALRSLQLLTALKPGSPHIPGSQLGPIGGLRIARGATCPAGFRLGGDLYREKVRNKVKNTFEYLITSNIQTNTDGTRKVVAPQEVAAGVLGNTHLVADEAMKWYNELSNIPSSLGSTVQVGNAAANAARDAALEQLMGGGV; translated from the exons atGATTGTGGGAACTGAACGCACACACAGTCTGTCTCCAGCGAACTCTTTTTACTTTGGTGACCTCCCAGAAGACAATCAAAATGCTTTGGAAATTTCATCTTCTTGGGACGTGTCGCCTGCCGCACGCCAATTGGCTACAGCTGCGCCGGTGCCATCATACGTGACAAGAGTAGCAACTACCAGAACGAATCCAGCTTCGGCCAACTTCAGGAGTTCAGATGATGAACTCGCTCCGATTCTCCGAGGCATCTGCAATATCGCTGCCTTCAATCCTTGCGTACCGGAAGCGGAATGTGTGCCCACTGTCCCTGTCATTGGGGAAGCAACGTGCGTCTGCCCTCCAGGTTATGCTGGCGACGGTCTGGCTGCTGGTGAAGGATGTGTAGATATCAACGAGTGCGCTACAGGAAGCCATGATTGCGATACGAGGACTACCGTGTGTATCGATCTGCCAGGGTCGTACAAATGTGAATGTAAGCCTGGATTTCTTACAGCACCCAATGGACGTACATGCCTGGATATTGATGAATGCCAGAATCCGGCACTGAATGATTGTCATTCCCTAACCATGACCTGCCACAATCTAGAAGGCACATATCGATGCGTGTGCAAGGACCCACAACAGTTCATGGATCCCCTGATGAAATGGTGTAGAGACTTGAATGAATGCGAGGACATGGATGGTGTAATGAATCCGTGCGAACAGCTGTGTTTCGACCGAATCGGAGGATTCGAATGTGGTTGCAGGGAGGGATACAAGCTCGCTAGGGATGGCGTATCTTGTACAGATGTTGATGAATGTGCGGATCCAACGCTTAACGCTTGTGACCCAGAAGGCATTGTCTCCCGTTGTCAGAATGAGGTTGGAGGTTACAGGTGCTTATGCAATATTGCCCTGGGCTTTACTGACAGTCCAGATGGGATATCATGCGTCAACTTGGATGAGTGCGCCAGAGATCCGTACATTTGCGGGGGAGCACTTTCATGTTGCAAAGACATGTTTCCTCCTCAACGCTTTGCATGTACAGTTCCTCTCGACGACACACTCGGCCATACAGCGCCATTAGGGGGGGTCACGACTCAGAATATTAATAATGCCTTCGGAGCATCTCCTTTAACAAGTTGGATTCCTGGCTTTCTTGGAGTGGCAAATAGTGCAAGTCTTGCAACTCCCAGGGTTCTGGAGCAAACATCAACGGAAAGTCCTTCGGGAGAGTCCGATAGCCTCATTGGTTCTGGCTTGTCTTCACCCACACACAACATTATACGTTCAGACGCTCAGATGGGAACACGGGCAGAGTTCATTGAGCTGGGCACGGATGGAATTGCTGTCTTTCAAGAGAACGGGGAAAGTATGAATTTCTTTGGTGTTATTGCCGGACCCAGGACAACCGAGGAGGTGCATCGCCAACTGGACATTCTTAGATCTCTTGGGAGCACAGACACCACACTGAAACCAGCCGAATCGCAAGCTCTGCGCAGTCTACAGTTACTGACCGCCCTTAAACCAGGGTCCCCACATATCCCAG GTAGTCAACTGGGTCCGATTGGTGGTTTGAGAATCGCACGTGGGGCAACATGCCCAGCAGGCTTTCGCCTCGGCGGCGATTTGTATCGAGAAAAAGTTAGGAATAAAGTGAAGAACACGTTCGAATACTTGATTACAAGTAACATCCAAACGAATACCGACGGAACGCGAAAGGTTGTCGCTCCGCAGGAAGTGGCTGCTGGCGTTTTGGGAAATACACACCTAGTTGCGGACGAAGCAATGAAGTGGTACAACGAACTTTCGAACattccgtcctctctcggttCCACCGTCCAGGTTGGCAATGCAGCCGCAAATGCGGCCAGAGATGCCGCCCTCGAACAGCTCATGGGTGGCGGCGTGTAA